One stretch of Ailuropoda melanoleuca isolate Jingjing chromosome 20, ASM200744v2, whole genome shotgun sequence DNA includes these proteins:
- the RNASE13 gene encoding probable inactive ribonuclease-like protein 13 isoform X2, with translation MAPAVARVLFLQLVLGPTLVVDIKVQIAIKNFRMLHVDYPRVNYPEGFQGYCNGLMAYVRGRKQSWFCPQIHYTVHAPWGEIKRFCLYSDSFCENYDEYCTVTEDSFPVTICSLASGQPPVSCHYNDTLTNQRLYLLCSGKHDAEPIGIIGLY, from the coding sequence ATGGCACCGGCTGTGGCCCGGGTCCTGTTCCTCCAGCTTGTTCTAGGGCCAACTCTGGTCGTGGACATCAAGGTGCAGATCGCCATCAAGAACTTCCGCATGTTACACGTCGACTACCCCAGGGTCAACTACCCAGAGGGGTTCCAGGGCTACTGCAATGGTCTCATGGCCTATGTGCGGGGCAGAAAACAGAGCTGGTTTTGCCCCCAAATCCATTATACGGTGCACGCCCCCTGGGGAGAAATCAAGAGGTTCTGTTTGTACAGCGACAGCTTCTGCGAGAATTACGATGAATACTGTACAGTCACAGAGGACTCCTTCCCTGTCACGATCTGCTCTCTGGCCTCTGGACAGCCGCCCGTGAGCTGCCACTACAATGACACCCTAACCAACCAAAGACTCTACCTGCTGTGTTCTGGAAAGCATGATGCTGAACCGATAGGTATCATCGGCCTCTACTAG
- the RNASE13 gene encoding probable inactive ribonuclease-like protein 13 isoform X1, protein MAPAVARVLFLQLVLGPTLVVDIKVQIAIKNFRMLHVDYPRVNYPEGFQGYCNGLMAYVRGRKQSWFCPQIHYTVHAPWGEIKRFCLYSDSFCENYDEYCTVTEDSFPVTICSLASGQPPVSCHYNDTLTNQRLYLLCSGKHDAEPIDGLTHPRS, encoded by the coding sequence ATGGCACCGGCTGTGGCCCGGGTCCTGTTCCTCCAGCTTGTTCTAGGGCCAACTCTGGTCGTGGACATCAAGGTGCAGATCGCCATCAAGAACTTCCGCATGTTACACGTCGACTACCCCAGGGTCAACTACCCAGAGGGGTTCCAGGGCTACTGCAATGGTCTCATGGCCTATGTGCGGGGCAGAAAACAGAGCTGGTTTTGCCCCCAAATCCATTATACGGTGCACGCCCCCTGGGGAGAAATCAAGAGGTTCTGTTTGTACAGCGACAGCTTCTGCGAGAATTACGATGAATACTGTACAGTCACAGAGGACTCCTTCCCTGTCACGATCTGCTCTCTGGCCTCTGGACAGCCGCCCGTGAGCTGCCACTACAATGACACCCTAACCAACCAAAGACTCTACCTGCTGTGTTCTGGAAAGCATGATGCTGAACCGATAG